The following are encoded together in the Opitutus sp. ER46 genome:
- the mtnA gene encoding S-methyl-5-thioribose-1-phosphate isomerase: MNVQGRPTRTIWPSAGGAAVEIIDQTQLPHVFAVARLATLDDAAHAIRAMLVRGAPLIGATAAWGLWLALRADPSDAALAHAHATLLATRPTAVNLRWALDRGRAHLAPLRQAERADAARALAIAICDEDVALNRGLAAAGLALIRALAARKPAGQRVNILTHCNAGWLATVDLGTATAPIYAAHDAGLPIHVWVDETRPRNQGASLTAWELLNHGVPHTVIADNAGGHLMQHGQVDLVIVGTDRTTASGDVCNKVGTYLKALAAHDNGVPFYVALPSPSIDWTVHDGVREIPIEERSAREVTHLAGRLPDGSVAAVALTPEGSPAANPAFDVTPARLITGLITERGVAEPSEAGLRRLFP, from the coding sequence ATGAACGTCCAAGGCCGCCCCACGCGCACGATCTGGCCCTCCGCCGGCGGCGCCGCCGTCGAGATCATCGACCAAACGCAGCTCCCTCACGTCTTCGCCGTCGCCCGGCTCGCCACCCTCGACGACGCCGCCCACGCGATCCGCGCCATGCTCGTCCGCGGCGCCCCGCTCATCGGCGCCACTGCCGCCTGGGGACTCTGGCTCGCGCTGCGCGCCGACCCCTCCGACGCCGCCCTTGCCCACGCGCACGCAACGCTGCTCGCCACCCGGCCCACCGCCGTGAACCTCCGCTGGGCCCTCGACCGCGGTCGCGCCCACCTCGCCCCACTTCGTCAAGCGGAGCGCGCCGATGCCGCCCGCGCCCTCGCCATCGCGATCTGCGACGAAGACGTCGCCCTCAACCGCGGCCTCGCCGCCGCCGGGCTCGCCCTCATCCGCGCCCTCGCCGCCCGCAAGCCCGCCGGCCAGCGCGTCAACATCCTCACCCACTGCAACGCCGGCTGGCTCGCCACCGTCGACCTCGGCACCGCGACCGCTCCGATCTACGCCGCCCACGACGCCGGCCTCCCTATTCACGTGTGGGTCGACGAAACCCGCCCGCGCAACCAGGGCGCCAGCCTCACCGCCTGGGAACTGCTCAACCACGGCGTCCCCCACACCGTCATCGCCGACAACGCCGGCGGCCACCTCATGCAGCACGGCCAGGTCGACCTCGTCATCGTCGGCACCGACCGCACCACCGCCTCCGGCGATGTCTGCAACAAGGTCGGCACGTACCTCAAGGCCCTCGCCGCCCATGACAACGGCGTGCCGTTCTACGTCGCCCTCCCGTCACCTTCGATCGACTGGACCGTCCACGACGGCGTCCGCGAGATCCCGATCGAGGAGCGTAGTGCTCGTGAAGTGACGCATCTCGCCGGCCGGCTGCCCGACGGCTCCGTCGCCGCCGTCGCGCTCACGCCCGAGGGCAGCCCCGCCGCCAACCCCGCCTTCGACGTCACCCCCGCCCGGCTCATCACCGGCCTCATCACCGAACGCGGCGTCGCCGAGCCGTCCGAAGCCGGCCTCCGCCGCCTCTTCCCTTGA
- the sucD gene encoding succinate--CoA ligase subunit alpha has product MSILVNSETKILIQGITGEFGARHTKLSLDYGTKVVAGVTPGKGGQVFEHNGIKVPIFNSVKDAAAATGATVSAIFVPPPFAADAVLECVDANLDLAVAITEGIPVKDMVRVKRAMQGRKTRLIGPNCPGLVTPGTGKDSSGGCRIGIAPGYIHKKGHVGVVSRSGTLTYEAVYQLTTRGLGQTTSVGIGGDPVNGTSHLDVVKMFNDDPETYGIIMIGEIGGNAEAEAARWIKANCKKPVAGFIAGATAPAGRRMGHAGAVIGGKEDTAAAKIAIFKECGIEVAATPSDMADALIRAAKAKGVKLG; this is encoded by the coding sequence ATGTCCATTCTCGTTAATTCCGAAACCAAGATCCTGATCCAGGGCATCACCGGTGAGTTCGGCGCGCGCCACACCAAGCTGTCCCTCGACTACGGCACCAAGGTCGTCGCCGGCGTCACGCCCGGCAAGGGCGGCCAGGTGTTCGAGCACAACGGCATCAAGGTCCCGATCTTCAACTCGGTGAAGGACGCCGCCGCCGCCACCGGCGCGACCGTCTCCGCCATCTTCGTCCCGCCGCCCTTCGCGGCCGACGCGGTGCTCGAGTGCGTTGACGCCAACCTCGACCTCGCCGTCGCCATCACCGAGGGCATCCCGGTCAAGGACATGGTCCGCGTGAAGCGCGCCATGCAGGGCCGCAAGACCCGCCTGATCGGGCCCAACTGCCCGGGCCTCGTCACGCCCGGCACCGGCAAGGACTCCTCCGGCGGCTGCCGCATCGGCATCGCCCCCGGCTACATTCACAAGAAGGGTCACGTCGGCGTCGTCTCCCGCTCCGGCACCCTCACCTACGAGGCCGTGTACCAGCTCACCACCCGCGGCCTGGGCCAGACCACCTCCGTCGGCATCGGCGGCGACCCGGTCAACGGCACCTCCCACCTCGATGTCGTCAAGATGTTCAACGACGACCCCGAGACCTACGGCATCATCATGATCGGTGAGATCGGCGGCAACGCCGAGGCCGAGGCCGCCCGCTGGATCAAAGCGAACTGCAAGAAGCCGGTCGCCGGCTTCATCGCGGGCGCCACCGCTCCCGCCGGCCGCCGCATGGGTCACGCCGGCGCCGTCATCGGCGGCAAGGAGGACACCGCCGCCGCCAAGATCGCCATCTTCAAGGAGTGCGGCATCGAAGTCGCCGCCACCCCGAGCGACATGGCCGACGCCCTCATCCGCGCCGCCAAGGCGAAGGGTGTGAAACTCGGCTAA